In Hyperolius riggenbachi isolate aHypRig1 chromosome 1, aHypRig1.pri, whole genome shotgun sequence, the genomic window TCTTTCCAGTTGGCACTATACACGGCAatgtcatctaggtaggcgacaGAGCAGTGTTCCAATCCTTCCAGGAGGAGGTGGCTGGGGCATTCTTCATCCCAAAAGGCATCACATTGAACTCAAACAGACCCaagggggtgataaaggcagatCTCTCCCATGCCTTAGCCGTTAGCGGGACCTGCTAGTATCCTCGACTTAAATCTATGATGGTTAGATATTGCGCAGCggctagcttatctaacaattcgtcgaccctctGCATTAGGTAAGCATCTGAAGCAGTTATCGAATTTAGTTTttgataatctacacagaaccggGTAGTCTGGTCCCatttgggtactagcactacaggtgatacccatgcgctgtgcgaaagttggatcacccctagtgacagcattccctcaatctccttgctgatgttggcctgaacctcaggggagactctatacactgactgtctaaccggcttgttgtttccggtgtcaacatggtgtacaggcaggctggtcagaccagggtgggctgtaaaggtaccacagtagagggtcagcacatcagatagcccagtctgctgctctgctgtcaactcttGATCTGCACCTCAGTAACAGAGTCGGTCTCCTGGGTggaggccaggatgtcaaccaggaCCTCTGCTTCACCGCCCGGTAGTAaactgcagacagggaaagcgcaagcggttctatcatgatgttcctttaaaggacttccgaggccaaaatctgcccccaaaacagaaaaaaagtgaactacctgcatgactttgtaaggcacggaggacgccgtccgcgccctccgtgccgttccgcctggtcccctctgctcaatagccccccgaaaggctgtgaccccacggtccgggtcggtatctgcagcctgcataaagatggccgccggagctggccacggctgcgcagtacgcatagccgctactgcggctgcgcagctctagggccaaccctcacaATAAGCAAccagtaagtggggcaggtagCACTCCCAGTCTCTCACTTGCGATTCAACAAGCACCtttagcatctgtttcagagtaccattgaaccgctcacataacccatttgtctgggggtgataagggctggccatgatgtgttctacctgcatttgcttacagaggcattccattaggcgcgacatgaattgcgggccgtgatcgcaaccttgtctgcccatatggagctcagggctacagcttcagggtagcaagtggcataatctaccacagTGAGAATGAAACCCTTACCTGTGCTACTGGGTATTGCTAGAGGCCCAATAATGTTAACAGCAACCCTctggaagggctcctctattatgggcaagggcctcagtggggctttgtctgTGTCACCTGCTTTCCTGACTCGCTGACatgcgacacaagaccggcaaaaattggcaatatctgtccccatgtggggccaataaaagTTGTGAGCAAGACGGGctttggtcttgcggatccccaagtgaccagccaaaggcacctcatgtgctattctcAATAGCTGCTCCCTATACCTGTggggaacaatcaactgccggtctgcctcctccacctcagacagctcagagggaataacctctctgtatagtctgccttgctcccagtacaccctcactttgtcgccctcggtcggtgccctgtccgccaggCCCCTGAGTCCctccaggctgctatcaagtcgtACAGCCTCAGAGAACTCAGCACTGTCAtccacaggcaccagggaggtggcaaactgagagaCCTCTGGgccctcagagccaggctctgaagtggaagattctgacccagtgacatcagccccttcagtggacaattcgtctgctgcagcccaggtAACCacggcagctgacggagtgttcACCTTACACGTCATTATGCAACAaatcacatattacatcaacattatctgtattCATGGTAACAACAGGTCTCCCTCCAGGCCTGGGCATTGGAGACTTACTAggactggctcctagtacacagtccgtagcccctggaggctcaccagcaccccccacttgcacagagttatcaaacagtaccttgcatgaGTCCTGGACTTCtggtggggatgcaggctccaggggttggagtaggctcataccgggccactaaccgtctcaggtcagtacccaacaaaacgttttTGGGGATGGCATCAGTTACCCCTACTTCTCTCATTCCACTGCCGGCACCCCAGTCCAGGTGAACCCATGCAGTGGGTATGGCTGggctgacacccccaactcctttgacagccatagtcttgccaggaatgtactccttcggattcacaagctgggggtgcactagagtcacctctgctctaGTGTCTCTCAGGCCAGTGGTAACTGTATCCCCAACCATGACAGCACAAATTGCAAAAGACAATGCACTCTGACCAAAGTGTGTGCTAAGAGAAAAACTGAACAGGAAAAAAGTACTGGGTAGCTCACAAAAACAGCACAACACTTATTCAGGGTATCAAaaaaattcataaacattttatttCAATATACATAATTCCGATATACAAATTatgaaaaacatctaaaaactgaCCAACCTAAATCTTCCACATATATGCTAGATACTATCCATACTATCCATAATAATGATATAGACTGGGTCATATAGATCAAACAATGCAACCTTCAATGGCAATTCATTAAGCAACGGTGTAGGGTGCTCATGGTGTGAGCACTCTAACAcctatgaacccgggttcagtactgCATTCCTGGTTGCAAACAAAACAGCTTGGGCCCGTCAGATTTTGGGGCTTCCCTCTTCTTTTCTGGGCATGTAGCACTGATATGACCCAGTTTGTTACATGCAAAACATttccgagtgtcaacggtggctgtttTAACTCCAGAAGGCTGTGGTGCTTGGCTTTGCTGGGTGATCAGAGGAGAAGGTCTTGTggtcttttctcccttccagctgggtgCAGTAGTCCTTCGGAAATCAGATGCTCGATGTGAAGTGTAGGAATCAGCGACTTCCGctgcctcatccacggtcttcggCACTCGGTCCAGTACAAACTGCCAGACCTCAACAGGAcatgtgtggaggaactggtcttttattatcagtacctgcagggcatcaaaggttttaacagacagtccttttaaccactgctggaaggcagtgcgcaggttgcaagcatgatccaggtaactgtcattaggacctcgctgcactgtcctgaaacgtttgcgatacacctgtggcgtgaggtggtattgcTTAATGATGGCTTGCTTGATTGCCTCAAAGTCCATTTCTTCCTCCTGTGGAAGACTCACaaatgcctccagggccttgcctctcatccCTGGTGTGgcatatcttgcccactgctcttggggcaccccatactgacgacaagtcctttcaaacccctgtaagaaagtgtctatgtcagagtccttgtccatagcagggaacttatccagggggattcggtGGTCTCGCTCACctccgcgttctgcgggtccagcagaccggttctgctgctgaagtttagccagctccagctggtgttagtGATGGGCTTTATCCCTTTCTGCCTGGTGTCCcactcagcactttccctctcggccttatGTCACCATTCAGCtcgttccttctctgcctgatgtCGACGTTCCGCACGATCCTCCTCGGCTTGTCGATGCAGTAGAATCAGCTTTAGGTGCAGTTCGGGATCAACCGAGTTCaggagctgtagatcagcttccagagatgccatctccgtgttcggtggatcatccaggacattgtctccactcgcatcctgtggtgGGAGCGATTACTCCTCTGAGGTGTTGTGAGCTGCATCTGTTGGCGTTGGAGCATGGGCTTGCTctacctcatcatactcctcgagggcacgaactaacTTCTCCTTAGTCTGGCCTCTCACCATCTCaatgcctctgtgctcacacaggttgagtaagtCGTTTTGATTCTGTTTCTTATAGCTAGTTGCTTTTTGAGCCATCGTATtgccaaataaaaagaaaaaggggaaggggaagcaaaatgccaagtgtgtacctttgtgaaaaaaagtatatagattctgcactgagtagacttctgtaggctagtcgcttctagcaagcttccagcccttAGTACACAGGATAGAGAGCTAAACTGCAGACTAATGTACTGAgcgttcccaccactgccagccaataatgtcaggaaccggccccacggcaagcctgcagagatgGTCCCGGACTGGGGGTTGGATTAGATcgcgaggggaagcagccttattcaagctaacacaaggctgtcacctctcaaaacatttctcactgccaccactagctgctgctagacacttcaacaattcccactctgctgtcgagtggtctgcactcagtccagcattttcgtatttgggtcagcttcgcgcttaggccaaatacggtaaCATCACACACACAACCCAATCACACAGTagtaaggcacaatcaggcactgaacttgtaacgcaaattacactgcagtctctctaagaCTATGAGctgttagtacatcagaagtcaaacttattaaataaatatttaatattccagaaaaaaagtggaacagtgtagaaagtaatatatacaaaagatttacaaaagcaaggtaaaaattacaaagacaaacaacaagacagtttgctcAAAAATAAAAACGGGAATAAAATGTTACCAGCATGAAGGTCTAAACGTTGTTTGCGGGAGACCGCAGCGGCTGGTAGGACCAGGGCAGTTCTAGTGTCTTTGCTATCTCCAGGGAACTACAAGTTTTGTGTCCGTCAAGCTGATTTTTATAGGAAGACAGGTAGCCTGGGGCTACACAATGTGCACATCTAAAATTAATCCAATTTCCTCCAGATTGTGACATCACCGTTAGCACGGATCACTGTCACATCTTTGCttgctgtgatatgcaaacttcaagggTTTCCTGTCCCACTTAGACTCTAGCCCAATATTCAGAACAACAGGTAGCCGTTCACAtgtataggcttcaaagcaaATCAAACACTTCCAGCCCAACTGGTCGGGTAATTGTCTAATGAAGCATTTCCTTGCTAGAGGCTAGGTAGATATTTCCTAATTTACTGTCCAGGTTTCTTTGGGCTATTCAACATAACTGGTCTATTCAATGCAGACAATTGTAGCTTCCTTGCTGGAACCTGAATGCAAATGTAATTTACATTGACATATAGAAACTCAAAatagcagcttccttcagccaggtGACAATTATACCCCCAAAGCCAGACAGCTTCTGAATATATATACACGTCTgaaatagtacacagcagacagaaaaatgaaaaatatggcttctgtattataATCAATATCACCAATGGCTGCGATATTATGACAGTTgtgacaccatgggcttgattcactaagacaaatagcatgccttatccgagttaacacgccttatccgagATAACTCGCCTTATCGACgataacactccttatcaaagttaacacaccttatcagaatagcatagcgagcgctacgaacccgcaggggctcagggcaggacgagtggagctcttgtcattg contains:
- the LOC137570482 gene encoding uncharacterized protein — translated: MDKDSDIDTFLQGFERTCRQYGVPQEQWARYATPGMRGKALEAFVSLPQEEEMDFEAIKQAIIKQYHLTPQVYRKRFRTVQRGPNDSYLDHACNLRTAFQQWLKGLSVKTFDALQVLIIKDQFLHTCPVEVWQFVLDRVPKTVDEAAEVADSYTSHRASDFRRTTAPSWKGEKTTRPSPLITQQSQAPQPSGVKTATVDTRKCFACNKLGHISATCPEKKREAPKSDGPKLFCLQPGMHALSFAICAVMVGDTVTTGLRDTRAEVTLVHPQLVNPKEYIPGKTMAVKGVGGVSPAIPTAWVHLDWGAGSGMREVGVTDAIPKNVLLGTDLRRLVARYEPTPTPGACIPTRSPGLMQGTV